In one window of Candidatus Zixiibacteriota bacterium DNA:
- a CDS encoding cupin domain-containing protein, which translates to MGIEIVDLLELAYREKRRKVVFNTPRFHAWVHYYPNPGDKDDMHCHNADQTFYVIEGECTMRFPDGGKAVMKPGMAATITGGSFYQLENTGSGPMIMMGNRSGPSEAIQHINYELRKDIKKLSKEELERARIPHAAMQTRS; encoded by the coding sequence ATGGGAATCGAGATCGTTGATTTGCTCGAGCTTGCTTACCGGGAGAAGCGCCGAAAAGTGGTGTTCAATACGCCGCGTTTCCACGCCTGGGTGCACTACTACCCCAACCCCGGCGACAAGGACGACATGCACTGCCACAATGCCGACCAGACCTTTTACGTGATCGAGGGCGAGTGCACCATGCGCTTTCCCGACGGGGGAAAGGCGGTCATGAAGCCGGGCATGGCCGCGACCATTACCGGAGGCTCGTTCTACCAGCTGGAGAACACCGGCAGCGGTCCCATGATCATGATGGGAAATCGCTCGGGACCGTCGGAAGCGATCCAGCACATCAACTACGAGCTCCGCAAGGACATCAAGAAGCTCAGCAAAGAAGAGCTGGAGCGCGCCAGGATTCCGCACGCTGCAATGCAAACGCGCAGCTGA
- a CDS encoding zinc ribbon domain-containing protein, with translation MPIYEYQCDACGTFEVTQRITERALSKCPTCKGKVKRLISNTSFQLKGTGWYITDYARKGANGEKSDSKGRDKSTKDGSKTDSASGKSESSSSSASSS, from the coding sequence ATGCCGATCTACGAGTACCAGTGCGATGCCTGCGGCACCTTCGAGGTGACCCAGCGAATTACGGAACGCGCCCTGAGCAAGTGTCCTACCTGCAAGGGGAAGGTAAAACGCCTGATCTCCAACACCTCGTTCCAGCTCAAAGGAACGGGATGGTACATCACCGACTACGCCCGCAAGGGCGCCAACGGAGAGAAGTCGGATTCGAAAGGGCGCGACAAATCCACAAAGGACGGTTCGAAAACCGATAGCGCTTCCGGCAAGAGCGAAAGCTCCTCTTCCTCCGCCAGCTCCAGCTGA
- a CDS encoding cupin domain-containing protein has product MDFVNLDEKRSEAQAQKKRKIDLFGAGNFRSWMLYFVPGDGTDMHYHANPETFLVLEGSGIVKGIDGRERPIRKNEVVFLAAKDYYQITNTGTEPLVLFGNRAEAFGGPHIKADGTDRNAVR; this is encoded by the coding sequence ATGGATTTTGTCAATCTCGACGAGAAGCGGTCGGAGGCCCAGGCGCAGAAAAAGCGCAAGATCGACCTGTTCGGGGCGGGCAATTTTCGCTCCTGGATGCTTTACTTCGTCCCCGGTGACGGGACCGATATGCACTATCATGCCAATCCCGAAACCTTCCTCGTCCTGGAGGGCAGTGGTATAGTCAAGGGGATCGACGGGCGGGAGCGTCCGATTCGAAAGAACGAGGTGGTGTTCCTGGCCGCAAAGGACTATTACCAGATCACCAACACCGGCACCGAACCCCTGGTCCTCTTTGGAAACCGGGCCGAGGCTTTCGGCGGGCCGCACATCAAGGCCGACGGAACCGACCGCAACGCCGTGCGCTGA
- a CDS encoding ABC transporter substrate-binding protein, with amino-acid sequence MDKVQFPYRSSSHLAFLHVAAHSGSWEKHGLEVEYDRWISSEDAHRNVADGSVEFVSGNHLSPYIRRCHGDRWVYLAQTVSLLRHRLAVRPDSGISRVGDLRGKTIAIKGKHPGLNAWLFVKRNGLLGECTLERVRGETPPWTAVEKGAADAAFVTAPADLQARRAGLKIVDLEALPMVWYTTVSTALPFVEKHPEIVDRFLRGLCEAIAYFKTHRTQSIKILKERYTAEGPLDDEAAAHLYDDLKLILQARPYASLPAIRNVYEAALEQSQEAEKTDPMALWDFHFLRRIDDSGFIDSLYRS; translated from the coding sequence ATGGACAAGGTCCAGTTTCCTTACCGCTCGAGCAGCCACCTTGCGTTCCTCCACGTCGCGGCCCACTCCGGCTCCTGGGAAAAACACGGCTTGGAGGTCGAGTACGACCGGTGGATCAGTTCGGAAGATGCCCACAGGAACGTCGCCGACGGAAGCGTCGAGTTCGTCAGCGGAAACCATCTCTCTCCCTATATCCGGCGTTGCCACGGAGACCGGTGGGTCTATCTGGCCCAGACGGTCAGCCTGCTCCGTCACCGCCTCGCGGTCCGTCCCGACTCCGGCATTTCGCGGGTCGGCGATCTGCGCGGGAAGACGATCGCGATCAAGGGGAAGCACCCCGGCTTGAACGCCTGGCTGTTCGTCAAGCGGAACGGCTTGCTGGGGGAATGCACGCTCGAGCGCGTCCGTGGCGAGACGCCTCCCTGGACGGCGGTTGAGAAAGGGGCTGCGGATGCCGCCTTTGTAACCGCCCCGGCCGATCTGCAGGCCCGGCGGGCCGGATTGAAGATCGTCGATCTCGAAGCTCTGCCGATGGTCTGGTACACCACGGTCTCCACGGCGCTTCCATTCGTGGAGAAACACCCGGAAATCGTCGACCGCTTTCTCCGCGGCCTCTGCGAGGCGATCGCGTATTTCAAGACCCACAGAACCCAGTCGATCAAGATCCTCAAGGAGCGCTACACCGCGGAAGGGCCTCTCGACGACGAGGCGGCAGCGCATCTCTACGACGACCTGAAGCTGATCCTGCAGGCCAGGCCGTACGCCAGCCTTCCGGCCATCCGGAACGTTTACGAGGCGGCTTTGGAGCAGAGCCAGGAGGCCGAAAAGACCGACCCGATGGCGCTCTGGGATTTCCACTTCCTGCGTCGCATCGACGACAGCGGCTTCATCGACAGCCTCTACCGGAGCTGA
- a CDS encoding HAD-IA family hydrolase yields MRCRAVVFDLFGTLVDDFGSSAGPMHIEIASALGVPCEPFARVWNETLEARILGRFRTLEENFEHVCASLEARPGRAQIAAAVEIRMSRIRRALQPRDGAVETLGRLKAQGYRTGLVSNASIEIPLLWPETSFAGLIDAPVFSSRVGMKKPDVRIFGLACEGLGVSPELCLYVADGENYELAAASRAGLQPVLFRPPQQAADKSWRRESREWRGPVITDLTEVLELVCNR; encoded by the coding sequence TTGAGGTGCCGGGCCGTCGTCTTCGACCTGTTCGGGACGCTCGTCGACGATTTCGGGTCCTCGGCCGGGCCGATGCACATCGAGATCGCCTCGGCGCTGGGCGTGCCGTGCGAGCCTTTTGCCCGGGTATGGAACGAGACCCTTGAGGCCCGTATCCTCGGCCGCTTCCGGACACTGGAAGAAAATTTCGAGCACGTCTGTGCGTCCCTGGAGGCTCGCCCTGGGCGGGCGCAAATCGCCGCCGCAGTCGAGATTCGAATGAGCCGGATCCGGCGGGCGTTGCAGCCGAGGGACGGTGCCGTGGAGACCCTGGGGCGGCTGAAAGCGCAGGGCTATCGAACCGGGCTGGTCAGCAATGCCTCGATCGAGATCCCTCTGCTCTGGCCGGAAACTTCGTTCGCGGGGTTGATCGACGCGCCCGTTTTCTCGAGCCGCGTCGGCATGAAGAAGCCCGACGTTCGCATCTTCGGCCTCGCGTGCGAAGGGCTGGGCGTCAGCCCCGAGCTCTGTCTTTACGTGGCGGACGGCGAGAACTACGAGCTGGCGGCGGCTTCCCGCGCGGGCCTCCAGCCGGTGCTGTTCCGACCGCCGCAGCAAGCGGCCGACAAGAGCTGGCGCCGCGAGTCGCGGGAATGGCGCGGGCCGGTGATCACCGACCTGACCGAGGTCCTGGAGCTGGTTTGCAACCGATAA
- a CDS encoding bifunctional metallophosphatase/5'-nucleotidase — protein MTVKEPSNTVYVDMDDVLCETARGCLAVVEREFGKRIPFDRVTSFDLGRSCGLGPEEAAELFRIMHRSEELLKLEPIGDAIAVLRRWAADGYRIAIVTGRPPSTEEASLEWLERHRVPHDRFLMVDKYGRFATENTAAISLPELAAHEFCWAVEDSEPMARFLADTMRVPVKLLSRPWNRAAGYHPRITRFDHWRELAGDQD, from the coding sequence ATGACAGTGAAAGAACCGTCGAACACCGTTTACGTGGACATGGACGACGTGCTGTGCGAGACCGCGCGCGGCTGCCTGGCCGTGGTCGAGCGCGAGTTCGGCAAGCGGATTCCCTTCGACCGGGTCACCAGTTTCGATCTCGGCCGATCCTGCGGCCTGGGGCCCGAGGAAGCCGCCGAGCTTTTCCGGATCATGCACCGGAGCGAGGAGCTGCTCAAGCTCGAGCCGATCGGCGACGCCATTGCGGTTCTGCGCCGCTGGGCTGCCGACGGATACCGGATCGCCATCGTCACGGGCCGTCCGCCGAGCACCGAAGAGGCGTCGCTCGAGTGGCTGGAGCGGCACCGCGTGCCCCACGACCGATTCCTGATGGTCGACAAGTACGGTCGCTTTGCGACCGAAAACACCGCCGCGATCAGCCTGCCGGAGCTGGCCGCTCACGAGTTCTGCTGGGCGGTCGAGGACTCCGAGCCGATGGCACGATTCCTGGCCGATACCATGCGGGTTCCGGTCAAGCTTCTCAGTCGCCCGTGGAACCGCGCCGCCGGGTACCATCCCCGCATCACGCGTTTCGATCATTGGCGAGAGCTCGCCGGAGACCAGGATTGA
- the ggt gene encoding gamma-glutamyltransferase translates to MAGRFSVFASNGMVVSSRELATLAGVQVLACGGNAVDAAVATAAVLGVVEPMSIGVGGDAFCLLYSARDGTLKGLDASGRSPFGASLEFFRKNGFAKMPERGIHSITVPGAVHGWETLVREYGTKPLGELLQPAVFYAENGFPVAEPTAESWRESEALLRADEGAALNYLVGGRAPRAGEIFRNPRMGKTLRCIADGGAEVFYRGEIAERIVRCSQRLGGIFTRRDFTEHRSEWVEPLSVRYRGYDVVQLPPATQGFVALEMLKILEGFDLASLGYGSPSALHLMIEAKKLAFADRDRHLADRDFMEVPVGDLIAAGRAQELRGRIRMDAAARQWSGACNGADTEYVAAADAQGNLVSFIQSNFMGFGSGVVEPETAIVLQNRGHLFSLEEHHPNRIGPHKRCAHTLMPGLVLKEGKPCLALGLKGGHVQPQVQVQLIVNLIDFGMGLQEAVSAARFNHVEGADVALEPEIPPAAARELAEKGHRLIRGSSASFGGAHAIAIDPDSGALIGAADPRKGGCALGF, encoded by the coding sequence GTGGCCGGGCGATTTTCGGTTTTCGCCAGCAACGGCATGGTGGTGTCGAGCCGCGAGCTCGCGACGCTCGCCGGCGTGCAGGTCCTGGCCTGCGGCGGCAACGCGGTCGACGCGGCGGTGGCGACGGCCGCGGTCCTGGGCGTCGTCGAGCCGATGTCGATCGGCGTCGGCGGCGACGCCTTCTGTCTTCTTTACTCCGCGCGAGACGGGACGCTGAAGGGCCTCGACGCGAGCGGCAGGTCGCCCTTCGGCGCCAGCCTCGAATTTTTCCGTAAAAACGGCTTCGCGAAAATGCCCGAGCGCGGCATCCACTCGATTACCGTTCCGGGAGCGGTCCACGGGTGGGAGACGCTCGTCCGGGAGTACGGGACCAAGCCGCTGGGCGAGCTTTTGCAACCCGCTGTTTTTTACGCGGAGAACGGCTTCCCGGTAGCCGAGCCGACCGCGGAGTCCTGGCGCGAGTCCGAGGCGCTCCTGCGGGCGGACGAAGGGGCGGCGCTGAACTACCTCGTCGGCGGCAGGGCTCCGCGCGCCGGTGAGATTTTCAGGAATCCTCGCATGGGGAAGACGCTGCGCTGCATTGCCGACGGCGGGGCGGAGGTTTTCTACCGGGGCGAGATCGCGGAGCGCATCGTGCGCTGCTCGCAAAGGCTCGGCGGGATTTTCACACGCCGTGACTTCACGGAGCACCGCTCCGAATGGGTGGAGCCGCTGTCGGTGCGCTACCGCGGGTACGACGTGGTCCAGCTGCCGCCTGCGACGCAGGGGTTCGTGGCGCTCGAGATGCTGAAGATTCTGGAAGGCTTCGATCTCGCATCGCTGGGATACGGCAGCCCGAGCGCGCTGCACCTGATGATCGAAGCGAAGAAGCTCGCCTTCGCCGACCGCGACCGGCACCTCGCGGACCGCGACTTCATGGAGGTGCCGGTCGGGGACCTGATCGCCGCCGGCCGGGCCCAGGAGCTCCGTGGGCGGATCCGCATGGACGCCGCCGCGCGCCAGTGGAGCGGGGCCTGCAACGGGGCGGACACGGAATACGTCGCGGCCGCCGACGCCCAGGGCAACCTGGTCTCCTTCATCCAGAGCAATTTCATGGGCTTCGGCTCAGGGGTCGTCGAACCCGAAACCGCAATCGTCCTGCAGAACCGGGGCCATCTTTTTTCTCTCGAGGAGCACCACCCGAATCGCATCGGGCCACACAAGCGCTGCGCCCACACGCTCATGCCGGGGCTCGTGCTGAAAGAGGGAAAGCCTTGCCTGGCCCTCGGCCTCAAGGGCGGCCACGTCCAGCCGCAGGTGCAGGTGCAGCTCATCGTCAATCTCATCGATTTCGGAATGGGCCTGCAGGAGGCTGTTTCGGCCGCGAGGTTCAACCATGTCGAGGGAGCCGACGTGGCGCTCGAGCCGGAGATCCCGCCCGCTGCGGCTCGCGAGCTCGCGGAAAAAGGGCACCGCCTGATCCGCGGCTCCTCGGCGAGCTTCGGCGGCGCCCACGCCATCGCGATCGACCCCGATTCCGGAGCGCTGATCGGCGCGGCCGATCCCCGCAAGGGCGGTTGCGCGCTCGGCTTCTGA
- a CDS encoding iron-containing redox enzyme family protein produces the protein MNEIEWRQRLGALVRDYIRSPELERYFAVKMTRARAAVMVKQQSLFVRHRRECWAHVSANCPVMAVKQKILEHEYEEIIRDEFSEYGHLDLIVRQGRSVGLEPEDILRAEPLPETRAVLYAWSWMTSEKSWIEGLAALTVTEWCNDDRLLADLGGGQSTRMARKWMEELGFSWKEIPNLQAHSQADEKHSDMFLPFLKEFATGEKEKLAVQAAKDSLALNAMFRKGIALAQEKIPPA, from the coding sequence GTGAACGAGATCGAATGGCGGCAGCGCCTCGGCGCGCTGGTTCGGGACTACATCCGCTCGCCCGAGCTGGAGCGGTATTTCGCGGTGAAGATGACCAGGGCAAGGGCGGCGGTCATGGTCAAGCAGCAGAGCCTGTTCGTGCGCCACCGGCGCGAGTGCTGGGCGCACGTCTCGGCGAACTGCCCGGTGATGGCGGTCAAGCAGAAGATTCTGGAGCACGAATACGAGGAGATCATCCGCGACGAGTTCTCCGAGTACGGGCATCTTGATCTCATCGTCCGGCAGGGGCGGTCGGTGGGGCTCGAGCCCGAGGATATTCTCCGGGCCGAGCCGCTTCCGGAAACCCGCGCCGTGCTGTACGCATGGTCGTGGATGACGAGCGAGAAGAGCTGGATCGAAGGGCTCGCCGCGCTCACGGTGACCGAATGGTGCAACGACGACCGCCTGCTCGCCGATCTCGGAGGCGGGCAGTCGACGCGCATGGCCAGGAAATGGATGGAGGAGCTGGGATTCTCGTGGAAAGAGATCCCCAACCTGCAGGCGCACAGCCAGGCGGACGAGAAGCACAGCGACATGTTCCTGCCGTTCCTGAAAGAGTTTGCGACCGGTGAAAAAGAAAAGCTCGCCGTTCAGGCCGCGAAGGATTCGCTCGCGCTCAACGCGATGTTCCGCAAAGGGATCGCGCTGGCGCAGGAGAAGATTCCGCCGGCGTGA
- a CDS encoding ABC transporter substrate-binding protein produces the protein MKRSRRPGRKPGAGKIPALLVALLLALSPAVRAAEAVRERIAFAYAAVSPSMAGVWMAKEIGAFGRHGLAVELVYISSGSVAVQALVGGSVQAALGASNAVVTAVLKGAPIVAVGSNTSRPGMALWVHPDIQKPEQLQGKTLAITRYGSTSDFVTRLILRKLDLEGKTEIRQFGGVIEADLGFRARQAHARVSSQPPGPQAKLMVDAAELGIPFSMNLLAVSNDYYRRSPRSVEGIVKAYIEGIAALKTRKPEALKLLAKYMGQRGGSAEMHYQFVAKYLDSVPRVDPAAVETVLEMVGHKGPPKVPLFDNSIIDRLAREGFVDKLYRGGPS, from the coding sequence ATGAAAAGATCTCGTCGCCCGGGTCGGAAACCCGGGGCCGGAAAAATCCCGGCGCTGCTCGTAGCTCTCCTGCTTGCTCTTTCCCCGGCCGTTCGAGCCGCCGAAGCGGTCAGGGAAAGAATCGCGTTCGCCTACGCTGCGGTCAGCCCCAGCATGGCGGGTGTCTGGATGGCAAAGGAAATCGGGGCGTTTGGGCGCCACGGCCTAGCGGTCGAGCTGGTCTACATCAGCTCGGGGTCGGTCGCCGTTCAGGCGCTGGTAGGAGGAAGCGTGCAGGCGGCGCTGGGGGCGAGCAACGCGGTGGTTACGGCGGTTCTCAAGGGCGCGCCGATCGTCGCGGTGGGCAGCAATACCAGCCGTCCGGGCATGGCGCTGTGGGTCCACCCAGACATTCAGAAGCCCGAGCAGCTGCAGGGCAAGACGCTCGCGATCACGCGCTACGGCTCGACCAGCGACTTCGTGACGCGGCTGATTCTGCGAAAGCTCGACCTCGAGGGCAAGACGGAGATCCGCCAGTTCGGAGGCGTGATCGAGGCCGATCTCGGTTTTCGTGCCCGGCAGGCGCACGCCCGGGTCTCATCGCAGCCGCCGGGTCCTCAGGCTAAGCTCATGGTCGACGCGGCGGAATTGGGAATCCCATTTTCGATGAACCTGCTCGCGGTAAGCAACGACTACTACCGGAGATCGCCCAGGTCGGTCGAGGGAATCGTCAAGGCCTACATCGAGGGGATCGCGGCGCTGAAGACGCGAAAGCCGGAGGCGCTGAAGCTGCTCGCGAAATACATGGGACAGCGGGGAGGAAGCGCGGAGATGCACTATCAATTCGTCGCGAAGTATCTCGATTCCGTTCCCCGCGTCGATCCCGCGGCGGTCGAGACCGTGCTGGAGATGGTCGGCCACAAGGGGCCGCCGAAAGTTCCTCTCTTCGACAACAGCATCATCGACCGCCTCGCGCGCGAAGGCTTCGTCGACAAACTCTACCGGGGAGGTCCGTCGTGA
- a CDS encoding iron-containing redox enzyme family protein: MNANEWRAAFGRIARETMSSPELQRYFSIPITRPRAQLLLKQLSLYVRHRRDCWAYVSGNCPVLAVKRKILAHEYEETVRDEHSEHGHLDLLIRQGRSIGLDAEEILGAEPIASTKATLCAWGWICKKKSWLEGLAAMTITEWNQDDRLLADLGGGHAARMGERWIESLGLTWDDLPNWKAHRAADKEHVDMFLAVWEEFGAGENELLILQAARESEELYRVYQAGIADAMEALP; this comes from the coding sequence ATGAACGCGAACGAATGGCGCGCTGCCTTCGGCAGGATCGCCCGCGAAACGATGTCGTCGCCGGAGCTGCAGCGCTATTTCTCCATTCCCATCACCCGCCCGCGAGCGCAGCTTTTGCTCAAGCAGCTGTCGCTTTACGTCCGGCATCGCCGGGACTGCTGGGCTTACGTATCGGGAAACTGCCCCGTGCTGGCCGTGAAAAGAAAGATCCTCGCGCACGAGTACGAGGAGACGGTCCGCGATGAGCATTCGGAGCATGGCCACCTGGACTTGCTGATCCGCCAGGGTCGATCCATCGGCCTCGATGCCGAAGAAATTCTCGGAGCCGAGCCGATCGCCTCCACGAAGGCGACCCTGTGTGCGTGGGGCTGGATCTGCAAGAAGAAAAGCTGGCTCGAAGGGCTGGCGGCGATGACGATTACCGAGTGGAACCAGGACGACCGCCTGCTCGCCGATCTAGGAGGCGGGCACGCCGCACGGATGGGGGAGAGGTGGATCGAATCTCTGGGGCTCACCTGGGACGATCTCCCGAACTGGAAGGCGCATCGCGCCGCCGACAAGGAGCACGTGGACATGTTCCTGGCGGTCTGGGAGGAGTTCGGCGCCGGAGAGAACGAGCTGCTCATCCTCCAGGCGGCCCGCGAGTCGGAGGAGCTGTACCGCGTCTACCAGGCGGGGATCGCGGACGCCATGGAGGCGCTACCGTGA
- a CDS encoding VOC family protein yields the protein MERPRIRHIAINVQDREKAAEYYKKVFRMEEKYRGPSGTIYLSDGHLDLALISTSKYPLGIHHFGFQVESVKAIEEIAETRAQPNTTGAVAESWIKDVEGNRVDVSEHGWPI from the coding sequence ATGGAACGACCGAGAATCCGGCACATCGCGATCAACGTCCAGGATCGGGAAAAAGCCGCCGAGTACTACAAGAAGGTGTTCCGTATGGAGGAGAAATATCGCGGCCCGAGCGGAACGATCTACCTCTCGGACGGCCACCTCGATCTGGCGCTGATCAGCACCAGCAAATACCCGTTGGGCATCCACCATTTCGGCTTTCAGGTAGAGAGCGTGAAGGCGATCGAAGAGATCGCAGAAACGCGGGCCCAGCCCAACACGACCGGTGCGGTGGCCGAGAGCTGGATCAAGGACGTGGAGGGCAATCGGGTCGACGTATCGGAGCACGGCTGGCCGATCTGA
- a CDS encoding ABC transporter substrate-binding protein: protein MRGFPGQVAAWLFLAALLRGEPAAGAPTRMTIAYSSIGPMATGVWMAKESGAFEKYGIQADIIFISSGPVVVQALIGGDLHAGSGASNAVINAILNGAPIIGVAATANRPYHRLYVQPDVQRLEDLRGKTLGVTRFGSITDNLTRILLRRAGLENTVQVRQLGGTVEVAAAFQNRMIAGAVTSELRVSPPAQPRILVRLIDLGIPYSMNMIAVSRDYLRRNPEAVEGVIKAYTEGIAFMHREKERSLKIIARYARLRDPKFIEDHYNDSVAYLDRIPRAEPEAVQTILEFMGRKGMPLETFVDSTILDRLTRTGFFDKVYRRP from the coding sequence ATGCGCGGATTTCCCGGACAGGTGGCCGCGTGGCTCTTTCTGGCGGCGTTATTGCGGGGCGAGCCGGCCGCCGGCGCGCCGACAAGAATGACGATCGCGTACTCGTCGATCGGTCCGATGGCGACCGGCGTGTGGATGGCCAAGGAAAGCGGCGCTTTCGAGAAGTACGGCATCCAGGCCGATATCATTTTCATCTCCTCGGGACCGGTGGTGGTCCAGGCGCTCATCGGGGGCGACCTTCACGCCGGGAGCGGGGCCAGCAACGCGGTCATCAACGCGATCTTGAACGGCGCGCCGATCATAGGCGTGGCGGCCACCGCCAACCGGCCGTATCATCGGCTTTACGTTCAGCCGGACGTCCAGCGCCTCGAGGACCTGCGGGGGAAGACGCTCGGTGTCACCCGCTTCGGGTCGATTACCGACAACCTCACGCGCATCCTGCTGCGCCGGGCCGGCCTCGAGAACACCGTGCAGGTGCGCCAGCTGGGCGGGACGGTGGAGGTCGCGGCCGCCTTTCAGAACCGGATGATCGCGGGCGCGGTCACTTCGGAGCTGCGGGTAAGCCCGCCGGCGCAGCCCAGGATCCTCGTGCGCCTGATCGACCTCGGCATTCCCTATTCGATGAACATGATCGCGGTGTCGCGCGACTACCTGCGGCGCAACCCCGAGGCCGTGGAGGGGGTGATCAAGGCCTATACGGAGGGCATCGCGTTCATGCACAGGGAAAAGGAACGCTCGCTGAAGATCATCGCCCGGTACGCGCGGCTGCGTGATCCGAAGTTCATCGAGGACCATTACAACGACTCGGTCGCCTATCTGGACCGCATTCCGCGGGCGGAGCCCGAAGCGGTGCAGACGATCCTCGAGTTCATGGGCAGGAAGGGGATGCCGCTGGAGACTTTCGTGGACAGCACCATTCTCGATCGGCTGACGCGAACGGGATTTTTCGACAAAGTCTACAGGCGGCCGTGA